The genomic window TTCATAACTAAGGTTTGATGAGTCTCGGCTATTCCTAACTCCCATGGTAATCCAGCATTCTTTATACCGGTTAATGCAGCAGCGCCTGTACCTCCATCATGACCAGATACCAGAATATGATCTGCATGACCCTTAGCTACCCCGGCAGCAATGGTACCAACACCTACTTCAGAAACGAGCTTAACAGAGATTCTAGCCTTTGGATTCGCATTCTTTAGGTCAAATATTAATTGAGCCAAATCTTCGATAGAATAAATATCATGGTGCGGTGGAGGAGAGATCAAGCCCACACCGGGAGTGGAATGACGAGTCTGAGCAATAACATCATTTACCTTATGACCGGGAAGCTCTCCTCCCTCACCGGGCTTAGCCCCTTGGGCCATCTTAATTTGAATTTCGTCAGCATTATTAAGATACTCAATCGTTACTCCAAATCGTCCAGAGGCGACTTGTTTTATAGCGGATCGTTTTGAATCACCATTATCCAGTGGTTTGAAGCGCTTAGGATCTTCTCCCCCCTCTCCTGTGTTGGATTTTCCCCCTAAACGATTCATAGCGACAGCCAAAGCCTCATGAGCTTCTTTACTAATAGAGCCAAAACTCATAGCTCCTGTAGCAAAACGTTTTACTATTTCAGTAGCAGGTTCCACCTCATCGAGAGGAATAGATTGAGAAGGATCCTTTTTGAATTTCAACAATCCTCTTAAAGTGGCCTGCTGATGAGATCTTTGATTCTGACGATCCCTAAAACGCTCCCAAGCTTTACTATCATTCTGTCTGACAGCCTGTTGTAAGCTGGCAATGGATTCAGCATCCCACATATGTTTTTCTTCATCATGGCGCCATTGAAAGTCACCAGGATTCAAATCTTCATAACCAATAACAGGATTTCGATCAGGATAAGCTAGAGCATGACGCCGTTCTGCTTCCTGGGCAATGATATCAAATCCAGCTCCTTTGATACGGCTGGGCGTTCCGACAAAAGAACGTGCTATAACATCAGAATTAAGGCCCACAGCTTCAAAAATCTGGGCACCTTTATAAGAATCGAGAGTGCTAATCCCCATTTTACCAAAGACTTTACGCATACCCTTAGCGATAGCTTTGCTATAGCGATAGACAAGATCCTCTTCTGTTAAGGTCTCATCAAAGAGATGATCTCTATTCATCTGAAACATAGCTTCATAGGCCAGATAAGGATTAACAGCATCAGCACCATAGCCGGATAACATACAAAAGTGATGCACTTCTCTCGCTTCTCCACTTTCAATAACCAAGCCGATCTGATTTCTATTAGACTTTTTAACCAAATAATGGTGCACTGTACCCACAGCCAACAAAGAACTAAGGGGAATACTATCTTTGCCAGAATTGCGATCCGATAGTATAACAAGACTGTACCCATCCCCAATGGCGGCATCCGATTCTTTACAAATCCGATCTAAAGCTTCTAAAAGTCCCTTCTCACCACTTTGGGCTGAATAAGTAATATCAACTATTTTCGTCTTCCATCCTCTGTAATCCATTTGCTTAAGGGAAGCTAATTGTTGATTAGTTAATAAAGGATGAGGAATTCTTAGACGATGAGCATGAGCTTCTGTTGATTCTAGTAAATTAAGTTCAGGACCAATGAAACACTCTAAACTCATAATAATTTCTTCACGAATGGAATCAATAGGTGGATTGGTTACTTGGGCAAAAAGCTGTTTAAAATAATCATACAGCATTCTTGGCTTATCTGATAAGACAGCCAAGGGAGCATCGTTACCCATGGACCCAAGAGGTTCTTTGTTATTAACAATGGTGGGGTGCAGTATGGTTTTAATAGTTTCTGTCGTGTAACCAAAGGTTTTCAGCTGAGCTTTCAAATTGGAATTCTCGAACTCTGGAATAGCCGTTTTATCACAAGGTAAATCACTTAATTCGATTTTTTGTGCATCTAACCAGGCCTGATAAGGTCTTGCTTTAGACACCTTATCTTTGATTTCTTCGTCTGCGATAATACGCCCTTCTTCAAAGTCAACTAAGAACATTCGCCCGGGCTGTAAGCGTCCTTTCTGTTTCACCCTGTCTGGTGCTACATCTAAAACCCCCACTTCAGAAGCCATAATAACAATGTCATCATGGGTAATATAGAAGCGGCTTGGTCTTAAACCATTCCGATCTAAAGTTGCTCCTATAAAATGTCCGTCCGTAAAGGCTATAGAAGCGGGACCATCCCAAGGTTCCATCAAAGCCGAATGATACTGATAAAAAGCCTTTTTCTCCTCACTCATTTCCTGGTGATTCTGCCATGCTTCAGGAATCATCATCATGACGGCTTCAGGAAGGGTTCGACCAGATAGCAATAACAGCTCAAGTACATTGTCAAAATATCCAGAGTCAGACAAATCAGGTTCATGAACCGGTTTGATATCTTCTATATACGATCCCAGTAAATCAGAAGCTAACATCCCCTCACGGGACTTCATTTTATTGGCATTACCCTTAAGAGTATTGATTTCACCATTATGGGCCATGTAACGTAGAGGCTGAGCCCGATCCCAGCTAGGGAAGGTATTTGTACTGAAGCGAGAATGAACAAGGGCCAAATGAGAAGTGAATAAAGGATCTTCCAGATCGGGATAATAGGAAAAAACCTGCTCAGGAGTAAACATCCCTTTATAAACTAAAACTTTTGTAGACAGAGAACAGATATAAAAGAAATGATGAGGATCATTTTCTAATCCCCTAATAGACCTGGCGGCTACTTTTCGTAAGACGAATAACTGTCTCTCAAGAGCATCCTCTTTCAAACCGTCTTTTGAACTGACAAAGACTTGATAAATAGCAGGTTCAGACTCTAAAGCACTAGGACCGATCATACTATTGTCTGTAGGAACTAAACGCCATCCTAATACGTCCAAATCATATTTTTTAGCTATCTCTTCAAATTTTGATTTTACTTTCTCTAAATTGTCCTTTTCGGTAGGCAAAAAGACAATACCAGCGGCATAAGCCCCCCTTTCAGGGAGAGTAACATCAATATCAGCTTTGGCTTTCGCCTCCAAAAAATCGTATGGTAAAGCTGTTAAAATACCAGCTCCATCTCCTGTGTTTTTCTCACTACCAACAGCTCCTCTATGAGTCATATTAATAGCAATAGTGTTGGCATCTGCAACAATTTGATGACTTCTCTGTCCCTTAATATGAGCAACAAACCCAACACCACAACTATCCTTTTCAAACTCAGGTAGATATAGTCCCTGTTGCTCAGGACGTCTCTTTAACGCCATAACACACCCCCAAATAAATATACATACATCCCCACCAACCATTAGACAGGGCTTACTTTAATGCAATTTTCGTACCAATTATCATCATATTCACCTAACAATCTATATGATAATAAGTTATAGAATATTCATAAAAGAAAACTCGATTCAAATTACAACATAAATGTTCCTACATTATTAATTATCAACACATAATTGTAGGATGTTAAGTATATATAAATACTCTTAATCAAAAACATTTATGCCAAATGCCAGTAGAGTGTTAGAATAATAGCATATTAATGCACACAGATCCAATATGATGTATTTTCATTCGTATTATGTATAAAAATGCGTATTTATTTTTAGGATTGCGCCGATTCTGTATCATATAGTGCGGCTAAATGCTTCAAGCCCACTTCAAGCTTACGCAAATAACCATCAATCACCTGACGAAAATTCCCTTTACCACCAAAATTGATATGACTAATATTGGATAAGGTGTCATACTTCCCACCAAGCTCACCATAGACAATGCCTTTGAGGACTTTAACCATCACATTTTGAGCATCCAGAGCTTTTTTGATGATATTTTCTGCCTGAAGATCAACCTCCATAACAAGAGAACTAACCTCTTTTTTCATATCCTCTGCTTTCAAGTTTTGGTTAACTAAACCCATTAACTGCTGATGAAAG from Spirochaeta cellobiosiphila DSM 17781 includes these protein-coding regions:
- the gltB gene encoding glutamate synthase large subunit, with product MALKRRPEQQGLYLPEFEKDSCGVGFVAHIKGQRSHQIVADANTIAINMTHRGAVGSEKNTGDGAGILTALPYDFLEAKAKADIDVTLPERGAYAAGIVFLPTEKDNLEKVKSKFEEIAKKYDLDVLGWRLVPTDNSMIGPSALESEPAIYQVFVSSKDGLKEDALERQLFVLRKVAARSIRGLENDPHHFFYICSLSTKVLVYKGMFTPEQVFSYYPDLEDPLFTSHLALVHSRFSTNTFPSWDRAQPLRYMAHNGEINTLKGNANKMKSREGMLASDLLGSYIEDIKPVHEPDLSDSGYFDNVLELLLLSGRTLPEAVMMMIPEAWQNHQEMSEEKKAFYQYHSALMEPWDGPASIAFTDGHFIGATLDRNGLRPSRFYITHDDIVIMASEVGVLDVAPDRVKQKGRLQPGRMFLVDFEEGRIIADEEIKDKVSKARPYQAWLDAQKIELSDLPCDKTAIPEFENSNLKAQLKTFGYTTETIKTILHPTIVNNKEPLGSMGNDAPLAVLSDKPRMLYDYFKQLFAQVTNPPIDSIREEIIMSLECFIGPELNLLESTEAHAHRLRIPHPLLTNQQLASLKQMDYRGWKTKIVDITYSAQSGEKGLLEALDRICKESDAAIGDGYSLVILSDRNSGKDSIPLSSLLAVGTVHHYLVKKSNRNQIGLVIESGEAREVHHFCMLSGYGADAVNPYLAYEAMFQMNRDHLFDETLTEEDLVYRYSKAIAKGMRKVFGKMGISTLDSYKGAQIFEAVGLNSDVIARSFVGTPSRIKGAGFDIIAQEAERRHALAYPDRNPVIGYEDLNPGDFQWRHDEEKHMWDAESIASLQQAVRQNDSKAWERFRDRQNQRSHQQATLRGLLKFKKDPSQSIPLDEVEPATEIVKRFATGAMSFGSISKEAHEALAVAMNRLGGKSNTGEGGEDPKRFKPLDNGDSKRSAIKQVASGRFGVTIEYLNNADEIQIKMAQGAKPGEGGELPGHKVNDVIAQTRHSTPGVGLISPPPHHDIYSIEDLAQLIFDLKNANPKARISVKLVSEVGVGTIAAGVAKGHADHILVSGHDGGTGAAALTGIKNAGLPWELGIAETHQTLVMNDLRSRVVLQTDGQCKTGRDVVIASILGAEEVGFATIALISLGCIMMRKCQLNTCPVGVATQNKDLRALFKGKPEHVTNLFTFIAEDVRSLMAELGVKSMRELIGRVDLLEADEAVRNWKSGGVDLSPLLSEPIKNAPNVGHFCCISQDHGLEDVLDRTLIKKSQKAIDQGESVEWEEQIVNINRSVGTMLSSVIAQKYGMSGLKDSTIKGNFNGSAGQSFGAWLSHGVTFRLEGDANDYVGKGLSGGRLAIYPPKESTFAAEDNVIIGNVAFYGAVEGEAFIRGQAAERFCVRNSGAKVVVEGVGDHGCEYMTGGVAVILGKTGRNFGAGMSGGVAFVLDTDNQLDHHCNKEMIGLEEPDSEDFILLKQLISDHFKYTNSSLADDILANWEFRKKDFVKVMPMEYKKVLMASRQKEVVNG